Sequence from the Thermococcus sp. genome:
TCAATAGTTAGGGGCTTCTCATGGAAAAGGTATTCAGCATCAGCCACCGGAGTGAGCTTCGTTAGTTCGGGAGTTGCTCCTGCAACGCTTATTCCTGGAACAGTACTTATTTCGGTGTTTCCTAAGACGAGCAGGAATAGGCTCTCCATAACGACCACCGATGGAGTTTTTATCCAAGGGTTTATATGTCCTTTCCCCCAACTGGTTATGGTGGGATAATGGGAAAGGCTCTGATGGTTCAGGGGACATCCTCAGGAGCGGGCAAGTCTCTCCTGGTAACGGCGTTGTGTAGGATTTTCTCAAACCTCGGCTACGATGTCGTCCCCTTCAAGAGCCAGAACATGAGCCTGAACTCCGCTCCCAGCATAGAGGGCGGTGAGATAAGTCGCGCTCAGTATCTGCAGGCTATCGCCTGTATGAAAAAGCCCAGCGTGAAGTTCAACCCTATTCTCCTCAAGCCCGAGGGGAGAATGAGGAGCCAGATCGTCTTCATGGGGAAACCAATAGGTAGCGTCTCCGCTAAAGATTATATGCTCTCACGGAAGGAGGAGCTGTTCCAAAAGACCATGAACGTCCTCGATGGATTGAAGGCGAGACATGATCTCGTTTTAATTGAAGGCGCAGGCAGTCCGGTCGAGATAAACCTAAAGGACTATGACATAGCCAACATGCGCGTGGCAAAGCACACCAACGCGAGGGTTATTCTCGTTACGGACATAGACCGCGGTGGAAGCTTCGCCTCGATAGTAGGCACAATGGAGCTTTTGAGTGAGGAGGAGCAAAACCTAGTCCTCGGCTTCGTCTTCAACAAGTTCCGCGGCGATGCCTCCCTGCTAAAGCCGGGCTTTGATTACCTTGAGGGACGCTATGGCAAGCCGACCCTCGGCGTTATCCCATATATTGAGCACCGCCTGCCCGAGGAGGATTCTCTAGCCGAGTTCCCAAAGGTGAAGGGCGATCTGCACATCCAGATAATCAAACTCCCGCACATAAGCAACTTCACGGACTTTGAGCCCCTTCACTGGGCGAACGGCGTTGATTACATCACGAGGGCCGAGGAAATAAGGGGTGATATCATCATTGTTCCAGGGAGCAAGAACACGGTTGATGATCTGCTATGGATGCGTGAAAACGGGATTGAAGATGCCATACTACAAGCCCATCGCGAAGGAGCTTTCGTCGTCGGAATCTGCGGAGGCTTTCAGATGCTCGGAAAAGAGATTGTAGATGAAGTTGAGTCCAAGCGCGGTAAGGTTAAGGGAATCGGCCTTCTCCCGTCAAAAACTGTCTTCACAGCGAAAAAGCGGACAAACCATCTCAACACGAGGGTCCTCTGGGAACCGGCGAGGGAGATGGAGGTTGAAGGCTACGAAATAAGAATGGGACGTTCGATCTCGGACAGGCCGTTTTCAGTCATAACCTCGGTGAACGGTGCCAAAGCTCTCGAACCAGAGGGTGCTATAGGTGAGAGGGCCTTTGGAACCTACCTGCACGGCATATTCCACAACTTCGTCTTCACCGAGCGCTTTTTAAACTTCTTCAGGTTGGAGAAGGGGCTTGAACCTGTTTCGGTTAAAGGGTGGGACATAGAGGAGGAGATTGAGAGGTTCGCGCGGGTTGTTGAGGAAAACCTCGACGTGGGGAGGATTTTAGGGGAGCTTGGACTCTGAGAGTTCTTTGCTCCTTATCTTTAGAAGGTTTTTCCGCATCGTGTACACGGCTGGGGCCATTGAGATAAAGGAGATAAGAAGTGAAAATCCAACGACCGTCGATATTGGGAACACCAGAAATAATAGAACTCCCGTATACCAGAAGAAAATGTAAAGAAAAGCGCTAATGACTGGTACAAGAACGGCAACGGTCAGGAGATAGTATACGGAAATCGAAAAGTCAACAGATGTCCTGCGGGCGAAGTTCAGTGAGGCAAGGATAACTCTTGGGTGAAAGTATTGTCCTTGGGGTTATTTTCTCGCAGGACTTCTTGGACTCCAAGGTGAGCACTCTGAGAGACACTTTATTGGCGTCCTTAGCGAAGGGGAAGAGCATCCC
This genomic interval carries:
- a CDS encoding cobyric acid synthase; amino-acid sequence: MGKALMVQGTSSGAGKSLLVTALCRIFSNLGYDVVPFKSQNMSLNSAPSIEGGEISRAQYLQAIACMKKPSVKFNPILLKPEGRMRSQIVFMGKPIGSVSAKDYMLSRKEELFQKTMNVLDGLKARHDLVLIEGAGSPVEINLKDYDIANMRVAKHTNARVILVTDIDRGGSFASIVGTMELLSEEEQNLVLGFVFNKFRGDASLLKPGFDYLEGRYGKPTLGVIPYIEHRLPEEDSLAEFPKVKGDLHIQIIKLPHISNFTDFEPLHWANGVDYITRAEEIRGDIIIVPGSKNTVDDLLWMRENGIEDAILQAHREGAFVVGICGGFQMLGKEIVDEVESKRGKVKGIGLLPSKTVFTAKKRTNHLNTRVLWEPAREMEVEGYEIRMGRSISDRPFSVITSVNGAKALEPEGAIGERAFGTYLHGIFHNFVFTERFLNFFRLEKGLEPVSVKGWDIEEEIERFARVVEENLDVGRILGELGL